The following are encoded in a window of Carya illinoinensis cultivar Pawnee chromosome 15, C.illinoinensisPawnee_v1, whole genome shotgun sequence genomic DNA:
- the LOC122297539 gene encoding putative pentatricopeptide repeat-containing protein At5g08490, with protein MLPVGLKMRSATTRTYFVGARQYEDLSLFFENIQCLSSFGSNHQVLSAVLKSSATLSAIKFGKTLHGYIVKKGHLTCHAVSKALLNMYAKCGVLDDCQRLFSQIGNSDPVTWNIILSGFSGSRMYDAEVMRLYDAMHKGGEAKPSSITIATILPVCARLLEINTGKCVHSYVIKSGLDTDTLVGNALISMYAKCGLVCDDAFAVFNSMNKKDVVSWNAIIAGFAENKLMSNAFKWFQWMLEGPVEPNYATIANILPVCASLDENAPFHLGREIHCYVQRRTELISDVSVRNALVSFYLRGGWMKEAVSLFWGMTSRDLVSWNAIIAGYASNGEWLKALDVFHELLSVEMIQPDSITFVSILPACAFLQNLLVGKEIHGYILRHSYLREDTAVGNALISFYAKCYHIEAAFQTFLMIFGRDLISWNSILNAFVDGEYDTKFLGLLNWMLGGGIRPDSITILTILRFCANLLRVEKVKETHSYSLKTGLLQGDIEPTVGNALLDSYAKCGNIEYAFKIFQSFSGKRNLVTCNAMISGYVNCRSHDDAYKIFDRMSETDLTTWNLMVRVYAENDCPSEALNLLQQLQARGMKPDTVTIMSFLPVCAQMASVHQLNQCHGYALRAGFEDARLKGALLDVYAKCGAIKSAYKLFHSSTHKDLVMFTAMVGGYAMHGMGEEALSIFSYMLELGVKPDHVIITAVLSACSHSGLVSEGLKVFYSIEKVHGFKPTMEQYACVVDLLARGGRLNDAYSFVVRMPIEANANVWGTLLGACRTHHEVELGRLVADRLFEIEANNIGNYVVMSNLYAADARWDGVIEVRKLMRTRDLKKPAGCSWIEVERRKNVFVAGDSTHSQRCLIYSTLSTLDQQIKEQVYF; from the coding sequence ATGCTTCCAGTGGGTTTGAAAATGAGGAGTGCCACAACGAGGACCTATTTTGTGGGCGCCAGACAATATGAAGATTTGTCccttttctttgaaaatataCAATGTTTATCAAGCTTTGGATCTAATCACCAAGTCTTGTCAGCTGTTCTTAAATCCTCCGCTACTCTCTCAGCCATCAAATTTGGGAAAACTCTTCATGGTTACATTGTGAAGAAGGGCCATCTTACCTGTCACGCTGTATCTAAAGCTCTGCTTAACATGTATGCAAAATGTGGCGTGCTTGATGATTGCCAGAGGCTGTTTAGTCAGATTGGCAACTCTGATCCCGTCACTTGGAACATCATCCTGTCTGGATTTTCTGGGTCCCGAATGTATGATGCGGAGGTGATGAGATTGTATGATGCCATGCACAAAGGTGGTGAAGCTAAACCTAGCTCTATCACTATTGCTACCATTCTTCCAGTGTGTGCACGGTTATTAGAAATCAATACAGGGAAGTGTGTGCACTCTTATGTGATTAAATCTGGACTGGACACAGATACCCTTGTTGGGAATGCACTGATATCGATGTATGCAAAATGTGGGCTAGTCTGCGATGACGCCTTTGCTGTGTTTAATAGCATGAATAAAAAAGATGTTGTTTCGTGGAATGCAATTATTGCAGGATTTGCTGAGAATAAGTTAATGAGCAATGCATTCAAATGGTTCCAATGGATGTTGGAAGGACCAGTGGAACCAAATTATGCTACTATTGCAAATATTCTTCCTGTTTGTGCTTCTTTAGATGAGAATGCTCCCTTCCATTTAGGAAGAGAGATACACTGTTATGTGCAACGGCGAACAGAATTGATTTCAGATGTTTCTGTCCGCAATGCTTTGGTGAGCTTCTACTTAAGAGGTGGATGGATGAAAGAAGCAGTATCCTTGTTCTGGGGCATGACATCAAGAGATTTGGTTTCATGGAATGCCATAATTGCAGGTTATGCATCAAATGGTGAGTGGTTGAAAGCTTTGGACGTGTTTCATGAATTACTCTCTGTAGAGATGATTCAGCCTGATTCTATAACTTTTGTGAGCATTCTTCCTGCTTGTGCTTTCTTGCAGAATTTGCTGGTGGGGAAAGAGATTCATGGGTATATTCTTCGACATTCGTACCTGCGCGAGGATACAGCAGTAGGTAATGCCCTTATTAGTTTCTATGCAAAATGCTATCACATAGAAGCTGCATTTCAGACTTTTTTGATGATATTTGGAAGAGATTTGATATCGTGGAACTCTATACTCAATGCATTTGTGGATGGTGAATATGACACCAAGTTTCTGGGCCTATTAAACTGGATGCTTGGTGGAGGAATTAGACCTGACTCCATTACTATCTTGACCATACTTCGTTTTTGTGCTAATCTTTTGAGAGTAGAGAAGGTTAAAGAAACTCATAGCTATTCCTTGAAGACTGGTTTGTTGCAAGGTGATATTGAACCTACTGTTGGAAATGCGTTGCTTGATTCATATGCCAAATGTGGAAACATTGAGTATGCATTCAAGATTTTTCAAAGTTTTTCAGGGAAAAGGAATTTGGTCACCTGCAATGCAATGATCTCAGGTTACGTGAATTGTAGATCACATGATGATGCATATAAGATATTTGACAGGATGTCTGAAACAGATCTCACTACCTGGAATCTAATGGTTCGAGTTTATGCAGAGAATGATTGTCCTAGTGAAGCTCTCAATCTGCTTCAGCAGTTACAAGCTCGAGGAATGAAGCCTGATACAGTGACAATTATGAGCTTCCTTCCTGTATGCGCTCAAATGGCCTCTGTCCACCAGCTGAACCAGTGCCATGGATATGCACTTAGAGCTGGTTTTGAGGATGCTCGCTTGAAAGGAGCTTTGTTAGATGTATATGCAAAATGTGGCGCTATAAAGTCTGCTTATAAGCTTTTTCATTCAAGCACCCACAAGGATTTGGTTATGTTCACAGCTATGGTTGGTGGGTATGCCATGCATGGTATGGGAGAGGAAGCACTTAGTATTTTCTCTTATATGCTTGAGCTGGGTGTGAAGCCAGATCATGTCATCATCACTGCTGTGTTATCTGCTTGCAGTCATTCTGGTCTTGTAAGTGAAGGGTTGAAGGTGTTTTATTCAATAGAGAAGGTCCATGGATTCAAGCCAACCATGGAACAGTATGCTTGTGTGGTGGATCTCCTTGCTCGTGGTGGCAGGTTAAATGATGCATATTCTTTTGTGGTTAGGATGCCCATTGAAGCTAATGCAAATGTGTGGGGGACACTTCTAGGTGCCTGTAGGACACATCATGAGGTAGAATTGGGCCGTCTTGTGGCTGATCGACTTTTTGAAATTGAAGCTAACAATATCGGGAACTATGTGGTTATGTCAAACCTATATGCAGCAGATGCTAGATGGGATGGGGTCATAGAGGTAAGAAAGCTTATGAGGACTAGAGATCTGAAAAAGCCAGCAGGATGCAGCTGGATTGAAGTGGAGAGGaggaaaaatgtttttgtaGCTGGGGATTCTACTCATTCTCAAAGGTGCCTTATATACAGCACATTGAGTACATTGGATCAACAGATCAAGGAACaggtttatttttaa
- the LOC122297795 gene encoding BTB/POZ domain-containing protein At2g24240-like codes for MGIQKDKVRFNVGGRIFETTATTLANAGRNSIFGAMFDENWTLKADNSEEYFIDRNPDCFAILLDLLRTGDLYIPVNIPEKLIYREALFYGLLDHVRSAKWGPFDGNRLRPSRSITGRAPGDGTAIRAGPDGGCCVADGSMVHVYDWMLDEHAPITLDYQRVNDVGWIDSHSILISVCERLGRGDGGMGLFSSSTGELRYKFQVNHENQVKSFTAGALSFSSDYKIFSSCKGRSNEYGIGVWDQVTGKQIDFFYEPLGWSLGDADKLQWLHGSNCLLVASLFPRKDNCYISLLDFREKKMVWSWSDIGAPMTGDEKRVRDAIAMEENSSICVVNEYDDLGFMDLRSTAGSVRWSSRSRLMKGKMPEETCYPKLALHEGQLFSSMNDCISVFCGPDWVLTSRLRRSYGGSICDFSIGGDRLFALHSEENVFDIWETPPPPII; via the coding sequence ATGGGAATTCAGAAAGACAAGGTGAGATTCAATGTTGGAGGCAGGATCTTCGAGACAACTGCGACAACCCTCGCCAACGCTGGCCGGAATTCAATATTTGGAGCAATGTTCGACGAGAATTGGACTCTAAAAGCCGATAATTCCGAAGAATACTTCATTGATCGGAACCCGGACTGCTTTGCCATCCTCCTCGATCTCCTCCGAACCGGAGATCTCTACATTCCGGTGAATATTCCAGAAAAGCTCATCTACAGAGAGGCCCTGTTCTACGGCCTTCTAGACCACGTTCGCTCCGCGAAATGGGGTCCATTTGATGGAAACCGATTACGGCCCTCGCGGTCTATAACTGGTCGAGCACCAGGCGATGGAACAGCAATTCGAGCGGGCCCGGATGGTGGTTGTTGCGTTGCTGATGGAAGCATGGTTCACGTCTATGATTGGATGCTAGATGAGCATGCACCAATCACTCTTGATTACCAAAGAGTGAACGATGTTGGCTGGATTGATTCACATAGCATTTTGATCAGCGTGTGTGAGCGATTAGGCCGTGGAGATGGTGGGATGGGTCTGTTTAGTTCATCAACAGGAGAGCTAAGGTACAAATTCCAAGTCAATCATGAGAATCAAGTTAAGAGCTTTACTGCTGGGGCTTTGAGTTTCAGCTCGGATTACAAGATATTTTCAAGTTGTAAAGGTAGGAGCAATGAGTATGGGATTGGAGTTTGGGACCAAGTAACTGGAAAGCAGATTGACTTTTTCTATGAGCCTCTTGGCTGGTCGCTGGGTGATGCTGACAAGCTTCAATGGTTGCATGGGAGCAACTGTTTGTTGGTTGCATCCTTATTTCCTAGGAAGGACAACTGTTACATTAGTTTGTTGGATTTTAGGGAGAAGAAGATGGTTTGGTCGTGGTCTGATATTGGAGCTCCAATGACTGGGGATGAGAAGCGAGTTAGAGACGCAATAGCAATGGAAGAGAATAGCTCTATCTGTGTGGTGAATGAGTATGACGATTTGGGTTTCATGGACTTGAGAAGCACTGCTGGGAGCGTCCGGTGGAGCTCGAGAAGCCGGCTGATGAAGGGGAAGATGCCGGAGGAAACATGTTATCCTAAGTTGGCATTGCATGAGGGCCAACTCTTCTCATCTATGAACGATTGCATTTCTGTGTTTTGTGGTCCTGATTGGGTTTTAACATCTAGGCTACGAAGAAGCTATGGAGGTTCAATATGTGATTTTTCCATAGGTGGTGACCGGCTTTTCGCGCTGCATAGTGAAGAAAATGTGTTTGATATATGGGAGACTCCACCTCCACCGATCATATGA